CCGCGACTACGAGTGGCAGAGCAAAGCTGGCGAGTAACTCGTCGATTGCCCCGAACGGGGTCTCTTTGCGTTCTCTCTGTCGGCTAGTTCGGTAGTGGTGAATATACAGTAGCGACTGCTTTGAAACGACGTTTGTTCGACTTTCTGACTATCACTGTAGAGTAGTTACTTCTTCGAAATCCCCGACCCGCTCGCGGTCGCTGACACGGGATATTCGCGGCTCTCCACACAGTCCGCCGCGAATACTGGCCCGCCGCGAATACTGGCCCGCGCAGACGACCATGGCAAGCGCGAGCGCGCCGCCCCTTTCAGTCCCACCCTATTGGCTACTGTCACCGAGCTTTTCGGGTGGTTTGGTTCATCAAGCGCATCTGTCGGTTAACCAATAAGATCCGACATCAGATACACGAACGTGCATACTCTACTCCTGTCGAACCAGAAATTCGGCACGATAGCGAGGGTTTTTACTACTGGCCCGGCCAACCTCCACCCATGCCAGACGGCCGGGACCCCCTCGAAGGGCCGACTGAGAAGTGCGGCGTAGTCGGCGTCTCGCTCGCAGACCGCGACGCCGCTCGCCCACTGTACTACTCGCTGTACGCGCTCCAACACCGCGGCCAAGAGTCCGCGGGAATCGTCACCCACGACGGGTTCCAACAGCACGACCACGTCGAGATGGGCCTCGTCGGGGACGCCTTCGACGAGGACGACATCGAGAGTCTGCGCGGGAGCGCGGGCATCGGCCACGTTCGCTACCCCACCGCGGGGAGCGTGGACAAGTCCTGCGCCCAACCATTTACGGTGTCGTTCAAGAGCGGCGCGCTCGGCTTGAGCCACAACGGCAACCTCGTCAACGCCGAAGAGGTGCGCGACCAACTGGCCGGGAAGGGCCACGCCTTCACCTCCGACGGCGACACCGAGGTCATCGCGCACGATTTGGCGCGCAACCTGCTGGAAGCCGACCTCGTGCGCGCGGTGAAGCGAACGATGGGTCGAATTCACGGCTCGTACTCGCTGACCATTATGCACGACGACACCGTCCTCGGCGCGCGCGACCCCGAGGGAAATCGCCCGCTCTGCATCGGAAAACTCGATGACGGCTACGTCGTCGCCAGCGAGTCGGCGGCCATCGACACGCTCGACGGCGAACTCGTTCGGGACGTGAAACCCGGCGAACTCGTCGTCCTGCGACCCGACGGCGAGGGGTTCGACTCCTATCAACTGTTCGAACGCGAGAATACGGCTCACTGCTTCTTCGAACACGTCTACTTCGCACGCCCCGACAGCGTCATCGACGACAACCTCGTCTACGAAGTTCGCCGCGAATTGGGGCGCAAACTCTGGGACGAGAGCGGCATCGACACCGACGTCGTGATGCCCGTCCCCGACTCCGGACGCGCGTTCGCATCCGGCTACGCCGAAGCGGCCCAAGAATCCGGCGCGACAGTCGAGTTCGCGGAGGGGATGATGAAGAACCGCTACGTCGGCCGCACCTTCATCATGCCGACTCAGGACGAACGCGAGCGCGCGGTCCGCCTCAAGTTGAACCCCATCAAATCGACGGT
The sequence above is a segment of the Halorussus halophilus genome. Coding sequences within it:
- the purF gene encoding amidophosphoribosyltransferase, whose product is MPDGRDPLEGPTEKCGVVGVSLADRDAARPLYYSLYALQHRGQESAGIVTHDGFQQHDHVEMGLVGDAFDEDDIESLRGSAGIGHVRYPTAGSVDKSCAQPFTVSFKSGALGLSHNGNLVNAEEVRDQLAGKGHAFTSDGDTEVIAHDLARNLLEADLVRAVKRTMGRIHGSYSLTIMHDDTVLGARDPEGNRPLCIGKLDDGYVVASESAAIDTLDGELVRDVKPGELVVLRPDGEGFDSYQLFERENTAHCFFEHVYFARPDSVIDDNLVYEVRRELGRKLWDESGIDTDVVMPVPDSGRAFASGYAEAAQESGATVEFAEGMMKNRYVGRTFIMPTQDERERAVRLKLNPIKSTVEGKTVTLIDDSIVRGTTSTQLVQLLKDCGAAEVHMRIGAPPIVAPCYMGINMATREELIAADKSVEEIREAISADSLSYLSKDAVAEALDTDRLDLCMGCVTGEYPYDIDGEETDREVERPVVADAASADD